A stretch of Ipomoea triloba cultivar NCNSP0323 chromosome 13, ASM357664v1 DNA encodes these proteins:
- the LOC116002931 gene encoding kinesin-like protein KIN-14U, translated as MESNLGSTNGMPEASEESPATSIDVNVVLEDDKHKLEQRILTLEGEIVNLRLKQRSLDEKRREALNKIIDIKGNEDGRIQNVVQDSPKESCR; from the exons ATGGAGTCAAATCTGGGCTCCACTAATGGTATGCCTGAAGCTTCTGAGGAGTCTCCTGCAACTTCCATTGATGTGAATGTAGTTCTAGAGGATGATAAGCATAAGCTTGAGCAGAGAATCTTGACTTTAGAAG GGGAAATTGTGAATTTGAGACTAAAACAAAGATCTTTGGatgaaaaaagaagagaagCATTGAATAAGATAATAGACATCAAAG GAAATGAAGATGGCAGGATTCAAAATGTGGTTCAAGATAGTCCAAAGGAAAGCTGTCGGTGA